The DNA region ATTCATGGAACAAAAGTAGGATGTAATAAGGTGGAAAAATTATCTAGGAAATGAAGACAAAAGAAATGAGTtataagagagaaaagaaggaaaatcaaTACAGATTAGAGTTTTCAACTTAATTATTAACCTGTGTTCCCTCTAACTGCCCTACACATATGAAATTTCAACCAAGCTGTAGTTTGTGGATTAAAAATCATTGCAAAGCTTTCAGTTGTCTCTTGGATACATTTTAGCATGCTGAGAAAAGTAAAAAGCTAACAAACtagtaaaatgtatttttatcacCTTGGTTACCTGGCATGGAAGTCCTGCCACTTGTTGGTGACTCTACTTCCTGTATAGTACTAAGCTCATGCTGGTTTAAGTCAAAAACACATTTCACTTTGGAGACAGGTGGCTTTGAGGCTCTTCCACTCAGTTCTTTGCCCAGACTCTCACCTATCAGGTCAAGAAAAGGTTAAGCAAATGAAACTTTGTGACTACATAGTAAGCTTTTCTTCAGTCAGCTAGGGGTAGGGATGAGGTACGATCAGAAGACAACTGGGATCGTCTTACCACTGTGCTCAGCATGGACAGCTGCTGCACCTGGCTGGTCACCACTAGAGCTCCCCTGACTTGAGTCTCCCCAAGGCCAGCCTTGGATGTGAGGAAACCACCCTGTGAGCTGTTCTGTCTTCTGCATTTCCAAGTCATTTTCACCTGAGGCAGCCCttgtctgaagaaaaaaaaaaaaaaaaaaaaaaaagtagggaaatGGGGATATGGGTTAAGGGATCACGTGAATAAGCCATGAGATTTAAATCTCATAAGTCAGAACCTCACTATAGCAGTTTTTCACTGCGTCAATGTAATGGCCTACCTCAAGAGCTCTACAAAGTACTTGGAAAGCTCTGTAACTATAAAGTTCCTGAAACTGTTTCCACAGTGGAAAACCTGAACCCATATCTCCAGGTATAGCTCAGAATAAACAATCTGTGTTATCCTGGCAATAAACTGGAACACAGTAGGAGTAAAACTCCCAGTGCCAAGTACAACCACCCCACATTACAGCCCCACCCAAGCCCTAGCTTCCTCTATACCTGTGGGCACATTACAACTGAATGCTTTCCCTGGCCTCCCCCATTACTTTTCCTTCACAACTCTAGGATTTTAATTTCTAGATTCAAGTGCCTCCTGAACATCTAGGTGCTGCAGAATCGTTTGCAGTAAGAAACTTAAGTGGCCTAACGTAGAACAGACCCATTCTAACTACACATGTGTCTGACGACACCAGTCTCTCAGCAACTCAAATATAAGAAGCCTCAGTGGGTCTGGCCACTATCGGAATATAACCATACCAGCTATACCATTATGACACTTAGGGAAAAACAAGACACAAATCTTGATTCATACACAAATTAGAGAACAGGATCAGCCACACTATaagaattcaattttttttaaagatatatttatttatcctatgtatatgagtacactatagctgtcttcagaccagaagagggcatcaaatcccattacagatggttgtgagccaccatgtggttgctgggatttgaactcaggacctctggaagagcagccagtgctcttaaccgctgagccatctctccagccccataagaaTTCTATTAACCAGCCCTTTTCATAATTCTATCTGAGAACCCACTGCAACAAAACTCATAAATGAAGATGGGTATTCTTTAATGtttactgtattttaaaaatgaccCTATAAAGTAGGTACATTTCCATAACCCTAAAAACTAAAGAGAAGGTAGGTTTAGGATTAAAATGGAATTAGGTTTAAACATCTATTATGTAATGCTGAAGTTTTAAATCCAGAACATACCTGACTGACATTAGAGAAACCTTTcagagtctctctgtgtttctggactTGCTGCTGTAaggctgtctgtctctgcacaaGCAATTCTTCCTGGGCCTTTTGCCTAGAGTACAAAGCTTCTCTTTGAAGATTCAGCTGCTTCTGAGGACTCATGCTATCTTGCTGAGTTAAGGCAGGCTGGAAATAACTTAAAAGTCTGTCCTGCAATCTTGGGATCACAGCATCATTAAAAGGAGCTGCATGCTCCTTTTCAGATAAATACGATTCACAAATGCTTTTCGATTTAGTTTCTGCAAAAGGTAATGGAATGAATGGatgttctatttccttaggcaGAAACAAAGCAGGGAGGGAATGCTCAGGAGATTCACTTTTGGTTTGGCTCTTTTGTTTGTGTAATAGCAGTTCTTTATGAAATACCACTTCTAAGTCCAACTGCTCTGTCACATTATCCTGCAGAGGCTGTGAAAAGTTCAGATACTCACTGTGGGACCTAAGCATCTCAGTATCATCGTTTTTGGCTGGGGAAGACTGTAAGGTCCCTTCAGAATTGGCAATGGGCAGTGCTACCTGGGACAACAATGGAGAAGAACTAATCTGTTTGGAAGATACCCTTTGCTCCAATTTATTTAACCTTTGCAAAAGCAGTTCCTCTTGTATGTCCTGGCAGGATCTAATGGCTTCCCTGTGCACATCTAACTGCTGTTGAAGTGCCTGTAAGTCGTCATGAGGAGGCTGGATGGAATGCTCAGCAGATATCTCTTCAAGTTTACAGGGTCTGGGAAACACCAATTTTTCTTGGGCTTTTTCAGTAGAATGAAAGGAATTTGTTTGTGCATGAAGGTGTCCTGGATGTACAGTCAGATTACCCTGCTGAGGTAGAGCAGTACACGATAAACCCAATGCCCTATCAGGCAACTCCAGCATCTCAGAATAACCTGAAGATATGGCACCTTCACTGTTGGTTGAACACAGTTCTTGTGCTCTTTCAATGTCAGAAACAGGGAATGAAGCAAATGAATGCTGTGTCATCAGTGGAGAAAATGGACCAACCTGCTCTGGGAAtattttttccttccattctctTAGTGTTTCTTCAAGAGCTTCTTGTCTAGAGTGGATGATTGTTCTAGATGTAGCTAATTGTTCTTGAAGGGCCTTCAAACTGTCTTGCTGAGGCTGGATAAGCTGGGATATCTTCAAAAGTCTATGCTGAAGTTCTGGTATCTGAAGATGGCTTGATGTTACTTTACTGTCCCTCTCTGTTGAGAGAGGATGCTGTGTTATACCAGAGTCAACAGATGGCAAGGACACACACGATGGTTGTCTTAATGAGGGTGTGAAGGACGAAAAGCCTGTCTGTTGAGAAGATCGATTTTCCTGAGTTTGAGGACTAAATTGAAAGCTCTCTTTTTCTGGGTCTACCCATTCTTGGTGCTCCTGCAAATTATCTCGTAGAGGGAATGTAGGTTGTAAGGCCCTAACTAGTCGTTCCTGAAATCCTGGAATCTTAAAATGGCTTAAGGGATCTGTACTATCACTTCTGACTGATAGAGACTCCTGGGATATTTCCCATCCAGTTCCTTGGGATGGAGAAGACAAGGCGCCAGTCTGTTGAGAATAGAGTccctttttaaattcattttgtttGTGAGCAAATTCCTGAATTTGTTTTCTAGCACCAAGTATAACCCTCTGAATATGTGCCTGTTCCTGCAGTGATGCAAAATGTTCTTGTCTTGGCAGGCTGTGCTGTGGAGAGCCATGAGACTCCTCTTGAACCTCTGGGGTGATCAAATGACTGGAGAGaactgtattttctttcttagatGAATACAGTTCCTGGAGACTCTGAGGCCCAGCTTCTGAATGCTGAGCAACTGCAGAGGAGAGGGAGTTTACTGGCCCAGCTTTACTGTCTACTGAGCATCTTTCTTTATGTAAAAGTAACGTCTCTTGAGCATTAAGTCTAGGCTGAATCATACCCCTCTGTATAGTCAGCTGTTCTTGAAGCAATTTTAAAGTATTCTGGAGAGGTAGGGTCTGCTGTAGAAAACCTGAAGATCCATCCTGAGAGCTTAAGATTTCAGACTGGCTTGGGAGTAGCCCTTTCTTGTTTGTAGGTAAAGGTGGTTTCTGGATTTTTCTAGATTGTGTATCAGCTGATGTTAGTGAACTAAATGACTCCAGAGCCACCAGTTGTGGCCAAGAAGATCCAGTCTGTTCAGAACGTACAATTTTATCCAGCttactctgtgtatgtgtaaacGAGACCTCCTGGGCTTCCCGCCTAGCCTGAAGGTTATCCTTCTCAACACTGAACTGCTCTTGGAGAAATTCTAAATTAGTTTGCCGTAATGAGATGGGTTGTGAATATGGGTTGTCCATACTGTCTGAGGAAACAGTAGCATCACTTTTTGTTGAAGATGTCTGGATGTTTCCTGATTCAGCTGAGGCAGAGGGCAGTGAAGAAAACATATTTCCAACTGGTGAAGGGAAGAATACTGGGATACCAGtctgctcttccagttctttctgtgtgCATGAAAGCAGCTTTTCCTGAGCCTCTTGTCTTTCCTGAAGAACTTTTTTCTGTAGTTCTAACTGTCCTTGAAGAAACCTTATGTCACCCTGCTGGGTTGTGCCAGTCTCTGAGGATGACAAGGGCTGACCATGCATTTGACTGATTACAGACCGGTTTACGGTGGTAAAGGCTTTTTGAATTGTTTCAGATTCCAGTTTAACTGAGAGACTACTGGAAGAGCAttcgggcatcagtgggagagaagAAGACGGTTCAGTCGGCTTTGAAGATATATTTTCACTATCTTCTGATGATATCTGTTGGGAATCTGAAGTTTGACAAATTATTGCCCTCAGTGGTTTAGATACTTCTCCAGCAGCCTGTAACGTTTGTGGCCTAACATAAGACGAAGTCCTTGAAAGTGAAtgagaatctttaaaaatgaactCATAGTCTCTCTGCTGTGTTTCCACCTGAGAGAATTGCCACTGACGTTCCTGTGACTCCACGGACTGCTTGGCTCTAGCTGTTTCTCCTTGCCTTTGTGGAATGTGACCTTGTCTTGGAACCTGAATATGATTCTGATCTAATGCAGGGATCTGTGAGGGTTGCACAGGCTGATATTTGCTAGGACTTAGCTTTGGTCTCTGGCTTGGATCCCAATAGTCTGAGGCAACAGCAGGCTTTTGGGCTTGTTGAGGTGGCTCTGATACAACAGAATCAGGTATCAGTGATCTGGCTGACATGGATGGGCATCTTTCTTTTAATACAGTTTGGTATTCGAGTAATCGTTTCCTGGCAGTTTCAACAGTCTGCTTATGTAACCtatcaaaagcaaataaaaaagcaaatataactaatttgtaattaaaaaaacccCTCAAATTCTCAAATTTTACACACTTAACTCTATAAACAGCAATCTAAGGCTGGCCATATTTACTGTGAAAAAGTACTAACATTCCCACTGCCCTTGAAGAAAATGTGGCAATTTCTAAGGGAATCCCAATTAGATCctcatataaaacaaataataaatccCAAAGATGTAGCACACTGTCTCACAGAAGTCATAACTTGGTCCATACCTGTTCTGTTGCAGAAGCTGATATTGATAGTTACGAATCATCTGCCTGTGACGTTCTTCATCAGAAATCATAGCATGTGACACTGGAGCAGGGCGaacctaaaaattaaaaaaaaaattacagttttcAACAGTGCCACATAAATCCAAAATTTCAACACACACCTTGCTAATGAACCTGATCACATTTACACTGGCACAGCACACAAACTGAAGAGGAAATATGTCAGATTGGGTGGAACATAAAAACTATTTTCTGGCCTCCCAATGCCATCCTACCTCAAGAtgatcagcttgctttcttgtctcTTCCAGTTGAGCCTGGAAACAGTCAGTTTCTAACCTTAACTTCTGTTGCTCAATTTGTTCAAGTAATTCcaactgcttctgcttctgctcttctATCTCCATTATCTAGGTAATGAGAACACTATTGTTCTAATCAACAAGAGACTCAAAAGTTCATACAGtgcattaaaaagaaatacatgtcATCACCAAAAGGACCGATTATCCATCAATAAGTAGTCTTAAGTCTGTCAGTGGTGTTGCAAAGAGGATTATGGGAGAACCAAAAGAAGTGGAAAGAAGCACACAGCAGACACTTAAGGGGCAAATGAGTGTAAAGCAGGGACCAAATGAATCCTGTCACCTGAATGTTTATAAGAAAAAACATGGTCTCAAAGAATCAtagactagggctggagagatggctcagtggttaagagcactgactgctcttccagaggtcatgagttcaattcccagcaaccacatggtggctcacaaccatctgtaatgagatctggtgccctcttctggcctgcaatcacatatgcaggcagaaggctgtacataaaataaataaataaatcttaaaaaaaaaaaaaagaatcatagaCTAAGACACGTTGCACAGGTCAAACCAAATTGTAGCCCCAGGGCATGCTTACCTGTTTGTGCCTTGCTGACATTCGAAGTCTCGCTGCTTCTTCCTGAGGATGAAGCAGGACTGAACTCTGAGCCACAGTTGTGGCAGGTGGAGACACACCCATCGCTACAAGaatccccaaacaaaaacaaaaatcagcatCAATAATTCAGAAAAGTGACTCCACTACAGTAGTACCCTTCTTTACTAGAGAAAGATGAGAGGAACCAAGCAAGTCTAATTTGAGGTATGACAAAAGTACCTTGTTCCTTTCCGGTAACTGATTTGTAGCAAAGTGGCTTGTCTTCACTACTCGGTGGTCCAGATTCTATCATCAGCCTATCACTGCCCATGACTGTAAAAGACACCATTGTTATGACAGTGTCAAACTTAAAGGGAGCAAATTTACAGGAACTTTCATTCAGATCAATCATTCTCCCTTGGTCTACACGAAGTGGATATTCAGTGAAAGCTCTGTATTCTTTTTGGTAGCTACGAACATTAACCATCCAACCGAAGCCAAATATTATAAGAAAAAATCAAAGACTAAAGAGGAGTTAAAGAAATGTCAACAGAGTTTTACTAGAATAACTAGATTCTAGTGGTTTTAAGATACAGATCCTATCCTGTTGAGGTAGCTCTTTTGCACAGAGTACCCATTCAACTATCTATCATGGCATAGTAGATGACAAGGAATATTGTGCTAAATGACAAGAGGCTTCAAGGAGGTTGGAAGTTTGAAAGGAGGACATAAACATCATATAATTGTCCAGAAAAACTTAGAGAATTAAAAACAGGCactacataaagaaaacaaag from Rattus norvegicus strain BN/NHsdMcwi chromosome 8, GRCr8, whole genome shotgun sequence includes:
- the Cep295 gene encoding centrosomal protein of 295 kDa isoform X5; this encodes MTEVTRSGPWLSSRYPNGCWVTGRVQIPVCCEVRPHTLSDPLYLKYSEMKRKVMNGKLRLSPNEEAFILKEDYERRRKLRLLQVREQERGIAFQIREDIKQRRNQQVSHLAEELRAEWEEAQSQKIQNLEKLYLASLRHMGDGHQQAKENEPDLDALSRRAAERKTKAEARHKEALKAQKKQKEMLMKQKTRHIKARKEAVLVEKERSAKMARLPPPVPSPFENIDINRIPSLKTNRSTYHHISAFVSRQMGTKQPDAHLAAEEEARRVERLRKQAAQERMEQSERAHARGSQAMKKIHLAQNQERLMEELKQLQREDLACKRQTAAQMPSQLLELPYRRSEMKEDWQRELEFAFEDVYSADRKVKGNLILHLKPEPLPTMSDQLQDEELDLSMEQENEVPLATKTQQIPSRILLKRLLNKIRNQKSLWTIKSFSEDDNQVTASIISEIERKVPSTDSGTITTGETAVSFEQEQVMGSDRLMIESGPPSSEDKPLCYKSVTGKEQAMGVSPPATTVAQSSVLLHPQEEAARLRMSARHKQIMEIEEQKQKQLELLEQIEQQKLRLETDCFQAQLEETRKQADHLEVRPAPVSHAMISDEERHRQMIRNYQYQLLQQNRLHKQTVETARKRLLEYQTVLKERCPSMSARSLIPDSVVSEPPQQAQKPAVASDYWDPSQRPKLSPSKYQPVQPSQIPALDQNHIQVPRQGHIPQRQGETARAKQSVESQERQWQFSQVETQQRDYEFIFKDSHSLSRTSSYVRPQTLQAAGEVSKPLRAIICQTSDSQQISSEDSENISSKPTEPSSSLPLMPECSSSSLSVKLESETIQKAFTTVNRSVISQMHGQPLSSSETGTTQQGDIRFLQGQLELQKKVLQERQEAQEKLLSCTQKELEEQTGIPVFFPSPVGNMFSSLPSASAESGNIQTSSTKSDATVSSDSMDNPYSQPISLRQTNLEFLQEQFSVEKDNLQARREAQEVSFTHTQSKLDKIVRSEQTGSSWPQLVALESFSSLTSADTQSRKIQKPPLPTNKKGLLPSQSEILSSQDGSSGFLQQTLPLQNTLKLLQEQLTIQRGMIQPRLNAQETLLLHKERCSVDSKAGPVNSLSSAVAQHSEAGPQSLQELYSSKKENTVLSSHLITPEVQEESHGSPQHSLPRQEHFASLQEQAHIQRVILGARKQIQEFAHKQNEFKKGLYSQQTGALSSPSQGTGWEISQESLSVRSDSTDPLSHFKIPGFQERLVRALQPTFPLRDNLQEHQEWVDPEKESFQFSPQTQENRSSQQTGFSSFTPSLRQPSCVSLPSVDSGITQHPLSTERDSKVTSSHLQIPELQHRLLKISQLIQPQQDSLKALQEQLATSRTIIHSRQEALEETLREWKEKIFPEQVGPFSPLMTQHSFASFPVSDIERAQELCSTNSEGAISSGYSEMLELPDRALGLSCTALPQQGNLTVHPGHLHAQTNSFHSTEKAQEKLVFPRPCKLEEISAEHSIQPPHDDLQALQQQLDVHREAIRSCQDIQEELLLQRLNKLEQRVSSKQISSSPLLSQVALPIANSEGTLQSSPAKNDDTEMLRSHSEYLNFSQPLQDNVTEQLDLEVVFHKELLLHKQKSQTKSESPEHSLPALFLPKEIEHPFIPLPFAETKSKSICESYLSEKEHAAPFNDAVIPRLQDRLLSYFQPALTQQDSMSPQKQLNLQREALYSRQKAQEELLVQRQTALQQQVQKHRETLKGFSNVSQTRAASGENDLEMQKTEQLTGWFPHIQGWPWGDSSQGSSSGDQPGAAAVHAEHSGESLGKELSGRASKPPVSKVKCVFDLNQHELSTIQEVESPTSGRTSMPGNQGKAEFYRDRDPLRVSVSREQSYLGSPVAHDPFGCHQPSVQENSKSHDTAKAVKVKKSDIEDHALLSHAISEEEEEEEACTNLSPLMKPDDEVETQEISQELLSSMTVSTGSFLSYEITDLSLTDPESFSEQTEHQEQESSSKEEETGSLSCAVPSTQVTYQQQHSLGAHNSLLPTEEENASDQTHVHQIIDKDINEANLIPDKRDFQVPAVDLDFPELEHLFPHLHRQLFKPLEPHLDLDLSSPGTSQEDRDFYQQNSESSSEKHVKALSTSTLCFTALTAGSHSPNSRLNQQLDVNLAHATTEGSEQSFQQLLPEFSSQESQHTDLPSIYSIEARGTSQSMENQNYSEILQNKKKSIYFQPSTENLSPACSSSDTTLFDQLHPQHSTPCGSVSSEGSVKQLEGREEMLGFEELSRRAVPMSQRLTEDENVVLPINPYVGTVEMETSIQGSNSLSIQNEKPIQNVIKTETTKAVRNVCQLAQEEHMLKSESCPFRRPIPVWETETGYGIMEEPDLTLLSTSDISITDTDLANLTIEDNEAQCSQAGAVQPSSSVETTFCGAASEPWADQPTVASSAIPGSLGEAFMKRKKTFMERSYQRQREIWNKTPLPQAKVSKEKLSTKAVSGDETAKRNRSQCI
- the Cep295 gene encoding centrosomal protein of 295 kDa isoform X13, with amino-acid sequence MEQSERAHARGSQAMKKIHLAQNQERLMEELKQLQREDLACKRQTAAQMPSQLLELPYRRSEMKEDWQRELEFAFEDVYSADRKVKGNLILHLKPEPLPTMSDQLQDEELDLSMEQENEVPLATKTQQIPSRILLKRLLNKIRNQKSLWTIKSFSEDDNQVTASIISEIERKVPSTDSGTITTGETAVSFEQEQVMGSDRLMIESGPPSSEDKPLCYKSVTGKEQAMGVSPPATTVAQSSVLLHPQEEAARLRMSARHKQIMEIEEQKQKQLELLEQIEQQKLRLETDCFQAQLEETRKQADHLEVRPAPVSHAMISDEERHRQMIRNYQYQLLQQNRLHKQTVETARKRLLEYQTVLKERCPSMSARSLIPDSVVSEPPQQAQKPAVASDYWDPSQRPKLSPSKYQPVQPSQIPALDQNHIQVPRQGHIPQRQGETARAKQSVESQERQWQFSQVETQQRDYEFIFKDSHSLSRTSSYVRPQTLQAAGEVSKPLRAIICQTSDSQQISSEDSENISSKPTEPSSSLPLMPECSSSSLSVKLESETIQKAFTTVNRSVISQMHGQPLSSSETGTTQQGDIRFLQGQLELQKKVLQERQEAQEKLLSCTQKELEEQTGIPVFFPSPVGNMFSSLPSASAESGNIQTSSTKSDATVSSDSMDNPYSQPISLRQTNLEFLQEQFSVEKDNLQARREAQEVSFTHTQSKLDKIVRSEQTGSSWPQLVALESFSSLTSADTQSRKIQKPPLPTNKKGLLPSQSEILSSQDGSSGFLQQTLPLQNTLKLLQEQLTIQRGMIQPRLNAQETLLLHKERCSVDSKAGPVNSLSSAVAQHSEAGPQSLQELYSSKKENTVLSSHLITPEVQEESHGSPQHSLPRQEHFASLQEQAHIQRVILGARKQIQEFAHKQNEFKKGLYSQQTGALSSPSQGTGWEISQESLSVRSDSTDPLSHFKIPGFQERLVRALQPTFPLRDNLQEHQEWVDPEKESFQFSPQTQENRSSQQTGFSSFTPSLRQPSCVSLPSVDSGITQHPLSTERDSKVTSSHLQIPELQHRLLKISQLIQPQQDSLKALQEQLATSRTIIHSRQEALEETLREWKEKIFPEQVGPFSPLMTQHSFASFPVSDIERAQELCSTNSEGAISSGYSEMLELPDRALGLSCTALPQQGNLTVHPGHLHAQTNSFHSTEKAQEKLVFPRPCKLEEISAEHSIQPPHDDLQALQQQLDVHREAIRSCQDIQEELLLQRLNKLEQRVSSKQISSSPLLSQVALPIANSEGTLQSSPAKNDDTEMLRSHSEYLNFSQPLQDNVTEQLDLEVVFHKELLLHKQKSQTKSESPEHSLPALFLPKEIEHPFIPLPFAETKSKSICESYLSEKEHAAPFNDAVIPRLQDRLLSYFQPALTQQDSMSPQKQLNLQREALYSRQKAQEELLVQRQTALQQQVQKHRETLKGFSNVSQTRAASGENDLEMQKTEQLTGWFPHIQGWPWGDSSQGSSSGDQPGAAAVHAEHSGESLGKELSGRASKPPVSKVKCVFDLNQHELSTIQEVESPTSGRTSMPGNQGKAEFYRDRDPLRVSVSREQSYLGSPVAHDPFGCHQPSVQENSKSHDTAKAVKVKKSDIEDHALLSHAISEEEEEEEACTNLSPLMKPDDEVETQEISQELLSSMTVSTGSFLSYEITDLSLTDPESFSEQTEHQEQESSSKEEETGSLSCAVPSTQVTYQQQHSLGAHNSLLPTEEENASDQTHVHQIIDKDINEANLIPDKRDFQVPAVDLDFPELEHLFPHLHRQLFKPLEPHLDLDLSSPGTSQEDRDFYQQNSESSSEKHVKALSTSTLCFTALTAGSHSPNSRLNQQLDVNLAHATTEGSEQSFQQLLPEFSSQESQHTDLPSIYSIEARGTSQSMENQNYSEILQNKKKSIYFQPSTENLSPACSSSDTTLFDQLHPQHSTPCGSVSSEGSVKQLEGREEMLGFEELSRRAVPMSQRLTEDENVVLPINPYVGTVEMETSIQGSNSLSIQNEKPIQNVIKTETTKAVRNVCQLAQEEHMLKSESCPFRRPIPVWETETGYGIMEEPDLTLLSTSDISITDTDLANLTIEDNEAQCSQAGAVQPSSSVETTFCGAASEPWADQPTVASSAIPGSLGEAFMKRKKTFMERSYQRQREIWNKTPLPQAKVSKEKLSTSSSLSHLKEAVSGDETAKRNRSQCI
- the Cep295 gene encoding centrosomal protein of 295 kDa isoform X10 — its product is MTEVTRSGPWLSSRYPNGCWVTGRVQIPVCCEVRPHTLSDPLYLKYSEMKRKVMNGKLRLSPNEEAFILKEDYERRRKLRLLQVREQERGIAFQIREDIKQRRNQQVSHLAEELRAEWEEAQSQKIQNLEKLYLASLRHMGDGHQQAKENEPDLDALSRRAAERKTKAEARHKEALKAQKKQKEMLMKQKTRHIKARKEAVLVEKERSAKMARLPPPVPSPFENIDINRIPSLKTNRSTYHHISAFVSRQMGTKQPDAHLAAEEEARRVERLRKQAAQERMEQSERAHARGSQAMKKIHLAQNQERLMEELKQLQREDLACKRQTAAQMPSQLLELPYRRSEMKEDWQRELEFAFEDVYSADRKVKGNLILHLKPEPLPTMSDQLQDEELDLSMEQENEVPLATKTQQIPSRILLKRLLNKIRNQKSLWTIKSFSEDDNQVTASIISEIERKVPSTDSGTITTGETAVSFEQEQVMGSDRLMIESGPPSSEDKPLCYKSVTGKEQAMGVSPPATTVAQSSVLLHPQEEAARLRMSARHKQIMEIEEQKQKQLELLEQIEQQKLRLETDCFQAQLEETRKQADHLEVRPAPVSHAMISDEERHRQMIRNYQYQLLQQNRLHKQTVETARKRLLEYQTVLKERCPSMSARSLIPDSVVSEPPQQAQKPAVASDYWDPSQRPKLSPSKYQPVQPSQIPALDQNHIQVPRQGHIPQRQGETARAKQSVESQERQWQFSQVETQQRDYEFIFKDSHSLSRTSSYVRPQTLQAAGEVSKPLRAIICQTSDSQQISSEDSENISSKPTEPSSSLPLMPECSSSSLSVKLESETIQKAFTTVNRSVISQMHGQPLSSSETGTTQQGDIRFLQGQLELQKKVLQERQEAQEKLLSCTQKELEEQTGIPVFFPSPVGNMFSSLPSASAESGNIQTSSTKSDATVSSDSMDNPYSQPISLRQTNLEFLQEQFSVEKDNLQARREAQEVSFTHTQSKLDKIVRSEQTGSSWPQLVALESFSSLTSADTQSRKIQKPPLPTNKKGLLPSQSEILSSQDGSSGFLQQTLPLQNTLKLLQEQLTIQRGMIQPRLNAQETLLLHKERCSVDSKAGPVNSLSSAVAQHSEAGPQSLQELYSSKKENTVLSSHLITPEVQEESHGSPQHSLPRQEHFASLQEQAHIQRVILGARKQIQEFAHKQNEFKKGLYSQQTGALSSPSQGTGWEISQESLSVRSDSTDPLSHFKIPGFQERLVRALQPTFPLRDNLQEHQEWVDPEKESFQFSPQTQENRSSQQTGFSSFTPSLRQPSCVSLPSVDSGITQHPLSTERDSKVTSSHLQIPELQHRLLKISQLIQPQQDSLKALQEQLATSRTIIHSRQEALEETLREWKEKIFPEQVGPFSPLMTQHSFASFPVSDIERAQELCSTNSEGAISSGYSEMLELPDRALGLSCTALPQQGNLTVHPGHLHAQTNSFHSTEKAQEKLVFPRPCKLEEISAEHSIQPPHDDLQALQQQLDVHREAIRSCQDIQEELLLQRLNKLEQRVSSKQISSSPLLSQVALPIANSEGTLQSSPAKNDDTEMLRSHSEYLNFSQPLQDNVTEQLDLEVVFHKELLLHKQKSQTKSESPEHSLPALFLPKEIEHPFIPLPFAETKSKSICESYLSEKEHAAPFNDAVIPRLQDRLLSYFQPALTQQDSMSPQKQLNLQREALYSRQKAQEELLVQRQTALQQQVQKHRETLKGFSNVSQTRAASGENDLEMQKTEQLTGWFPHIQGWPWGDSSQGSSSGDQPGAAAVHAEHSGESLGKELSGRASKPPVSKVKCVFDLNQHELSTIQEVESPTSGRTSMPGNQGKAEFYRDRDPLRVSVSREQSYLGSPVAHDPFGCHQPSVQENSKSHDTAKAVKVKKSDIEDHALLSHAISEEEEEEEACTNLSPLMKPDDEVETQEISQELLSSMTVSTGSFLSYEITDLSLTDPESFSEQTEHQEQESSSKEEETGSLSCAVPSTQVTYQQQHSLGAHNSLLPTEEENASDQTHVHQIIDKDINEANLIPDKRDFQVPAVDLDFPELEHLFPHLHRQLFKPLEPHLDLDLSSPGTSQEDRDFYQQNSESSSEKHVKALSTSTLCFTALTAGSHSPNSRLNQQLDVNLAHATTEGSEQSFQQLLPEFSSQESQHTDLPSIYSIEARGTSQSMENQNYSEILQNKKKSIYFQPSTENLSPACSSSDTTLFDQLHPQHSTPCGSVSSEGSVKQLEGREEMLGFEELSRRAVPMSQRLTEDENVVLPINPYVGTVEMETSIQGSNSLSIQNEKPIQNVIKTETTKAVRNVCQLAQEEHMLKSESCPFRRPIPVWETETGYGIMEEPDLTLLSTSDISITDTDLANLTIEDNEAQCSQAGAVQPSSSVETTFCGAASEPWADQPTVASSEAVSGDETAKRNRSQCI